The following DNA comes from Syntrophorhabdaceae bacterium.
CTCCCCCGCACATGTACGGGAGCTGCGTGAAATTATGACGGGAGTTACGATCGTGTATCAACCGCTCTTCTGGCAGGACGCTCTCTTTGCTGTTCAAACCGGTAAACCGCATAAGTCTCGCCAGAGGGAAGATTACGAAAAGAAGATGATAGCCAGAGGGCTTGCTACCACCGAGCGTATAAACAAAAATGATATGCTTGTATCTAAGATTGCCGCACGAGAATCCATACCCTGGCAAGATCAACAGGTCGTGTTAGAGGAGAATGCAATTCAAGGCATCCTGAGTAATCTCCAGGAATCTCTTAGGCGGGTTGACGAATTGTTTTCTCATGCCGGGGAATAGCCCGTGCAGTAGGTTTCCGATTTGAATATGAAGGCTCAGGCAATAGAAAAATGTATCACCATCCATCGGCAACTGTTTTTTTGACAACCTGCCGTACGTGCGCCTGGTCTTCGCGGGAACCTTCATTGACGCCGCTTTTCAGCGAGGGACCGTGAACCTGATTTACATCCAAGGAGGGGATACTCATGGCGCGGGATGACAAATTCGTCGCTGCATGTAAAGACAACTACCTGGACATCGTCCGCGAGCGCATTGCTGAAGGAGTCGACGTGAATGCGCATGATGCGCAGTATCGTACAGGTTTGATGGAGGCAGCAGCAAAGGGCCATACTTACATTGCTGAGCTGCTGCTGGAGAACGGAGGGGACGTCGACCTTCGGGATGAACGCGACCGGACTGCGCTCATGGAAGCTTCCTCAAGCGGTAGCTATCCGATTGTGATATTGCTCCTGGAGCATGGGGCAGATGTGAACGCCCACGACCAACGGAAGCGAACCGCTCTTATGGAAGCGGCGCATGGTGGACACGATTTCGTGGTAAGGGAGCTGCTAAACAAAGGCGCCGACGTAAACGCACAGGACCACACTGGAATTTCAGCACTGATGGAAGCCGCGCGAGAAGCTCACCAGTTAGTGCTGGACGAACTCCTCGCACACGGTGCCAACGTGCACGCGGTGAACGAAAGCGGCCAGACTGCGTTTTGGATGGCGGCGCATCGCAGCCTATTCTACTATCAACCGGTCCTCAGCTCGCTGGTCGCCCGGGGAGCTGACGTCAACGTGAAAGACAAAGAACTCGAGCTAACCCCTCTGGACCTGATCGACTCTCTCGCGGATATGCTCGTGGCTTGGGGTGCGAAACGCGGTTCGGAACGATAGAAGGCAGAGACAAGCACAGACACTCGGGCATTCTCTTTAATTGGGCCAGCCTTGCCGGCTGACGGTCAGCGGCGCGCGGTGTTTGTCCTCGAATTTGTCCATAGAAAACAGGTATGCGAGGTGCGTGCCACCCGAAGCCCTGTCTCAGATAAATCCCTTACGATGCCGAAACTCGTTCAACTTACATCATGTGGGGGCAGTTGCACTGACAGGCCTACTCTCCGAGCTTTTCGCTGCTACAG
Coding sequences within:
- a CDS encoding ankyrin repeat domain-containing protein — protein: MARDDKFVAACKDNYLDIVRERIAEGVDVNAHDAQYRTGLMEAAAKGHTYIAELLLENGGDVDLRDERDRTALMEASSSGSYPIVILLLEHGADVNAHDQRKRTALMEAAHGGHDFVVRELLNKGADVNAQDHTGISALMEAAREAHQLVLDELLAHGANVHAVNESGQTAFWMAAHRSLFYYQPVLSSLVARGADVNVKDKELELTPLDLIDSLADMLVAWGAKRGSER